CTGCTGCAGCTGATGGACGAGATGCTGCTGCAGAGATTGTAAAGCAACTCTCTTAGTCATGAATGCTTTTATTCAAGCATGTATAAAAGCAAATCAAGAGTTATATGAGTATATCACCACTCATATAACTCAAGCAGACTACACTTACTCCAATACTATTGGAGAGGGTGGTGATAACTCCTTAAACATGGATTTAAAAGCAGAATCCATTTTTGTAAAACATCTTCAATCTTTTGGTACGATTTATTCTGAAGAGTCTGGAACAATTCCTTCCTCAACAGACAATGAATACACAATTATTATAGACCCACTTGATGGCAGTGATAATTTTACTTCAGGTCTGCCTTATTATGGGACCTCAGTCGCACTTAAACAGCACAATGAAGTTGTCGCAGGAGTCGTGTGTAATTTAGTCAGTGGTGAACTTGTTTACAGAACCGATGGTAAAGCCAACTTCATACATTTGTTTAATTCTTCTTATGTGTTTCATGATTACACACAACCAAAACTGGCACTTTTTGAACGTTGTTACAAGTTTCCAAAGCTGTGTCAAACGTTGTATGACCACAGTATAAAATACAGAAGTCCAGGTGCCGTTGCACTCTCACTTGCTTATGCACACAAATATGACTTTGTTTTGTTTGCAGGGCCTATGAGAAGCTTTGATTTGGATGCCGCTTTACATATTTGTAAACCCCTATATATCTACCAAAATAACGAAATTTTGCTCGTTTGCAAAAATTACAAAAAATTTGAAACAATTAAAGAATTATTAAACTAGATTTGGTTATAAATCGAGTTAATAATTTTTAATATTAGGAAATAACATGTCGTTAATGATTACTGATGAATGTATTGCATGTGATGCTTGTAGAGATGAGTGTCCGAATTTAGCAATTGAAGAGGGTGACCCAATATATGTAATCGATTCTGACAGATGTACAGAGTGTGTAGGGCATTATGAAGAGCCTGCATGTGTGGAAGTTTGTCCAGTTGATTGTATTATTATTGATCCTGATAACCAAGAAACAATGGAAGAGTTAAAATTTAAATTTGAGCAACTTCAAGAAGAAGAGAACTAATGGCAAAAATTACAACTGTTATAGACATTGGGTCCAACTCAATGCGTATGGTTGTATTTGAAAAAAGCAGTCGTTTCGCTTTTCATCTTTTAAATGAAACCAAAAGTCGAGTCAAAATCTCAGAAGGGTGTTATGAAAACAATGGAAACTTACAACCCGTACCGATGCAAAGAGCTTTTGACTCTCTAAAATCCTTTTTACA
This genomic window from Candidatus Marinarcus aquaticus contains:
- a CDS encoding inositol monophosphatase family protein; its protein translation is MNAFIQACIKANQELYEYITTHITQADYTYSNTIGEGGDNSLNMDLKAESIFVKHLQSFGTIYSEESGTIPSSTDNEYTIIIDPLDGSDNFTSGLPYYGTSVALKQHNEVVAGVVCNLVSGELVYRTDGKANFIHLFNSSYVFHDYTQPKLALFERCYKFPKLCQTLYDHSIKYRSPGAVALSLAYAHKYDFVLFAGPMRSFDLDAALHICKPLYIYQNNEILLVCKNYKKFETIKELLN
- a CDS encoding YfhL family 4Fe-4S dicluster ferredoxin; translation: MSLMITDECIACDACRDECPNLAIEEGDPIYVIDSDRCTECVGHYEEPACVEVCPVDCIIIDPDNQETMEELKFKFEQLQEEEN